In Carassius carassius chromosome 5, fCarCar2.1, whole genome shotgun sequence, one genomic interval encodes:
- the LOC132141158 gene encoding uncharacterized protein LOC132141158 has translation MFRWCPSPLCTLIFILICMVSTNSSSPIGHRGSLSFSNSLRLTRTIRARVQQLLSRYKQQLFGDELFEYRDLKLSSLPAVTISYQTWLHMQDTERLRLASHNLRSFWTHLEVQRQQLERERDAMKERRGKRGKPQSTLRQKFVSLQIDLRDLMKQVSSQLNSLSTTESTKSPLLHPLHATSSSGPLPSMHHSTERPTVLQTPTGTDNHRSSIHSSTQSTTVMERTSLSLPQPTLASEGFIFTGRSVDTQQTTTAETSRWIQHLKGYVILRDLERYLRRLARDYAVLQAKY, from the exons ATGTTTCGGTGGTGTCCGTCTCCTCTTTGCACCCTTATCTTCATCCTCATCTGTATGGTGTCCACAAACTCCTCTTCTCCTATTGGCCACAGGGGGTCGCTGTCCTTCTCCAATTCGTTGCGCCTCACACGCACTATTCGGGCGCGCGTCCAACAACTGCTGTCCCGCTAT AAACAACAGCTGTTTGGTGACGAGCTGTTCGAATACAGAGATCTGAAGCTGAGTTCACTTCCTGCAGTGACTATCAGTTATCAGACCTGGCTACACATGCAG GACACAGAGCGTTTGCGTTTGGCCTCTCACAACCTCCGAAGCTTCTGGACTCACCTGGAAGTTCAGCGGcagcagctggagagagagagggatgcgATGAAGGAAAGAAGAGGCAAACGAGGGAAGCCCCAGTCCACCTTGCGCCAAAAATTTGTTAGTCTGCAAATAGATTTGCGAGACCTAATGAAACAAGTCAGCTCTCAG TTGAACAGTCTGAGTACCACTGAATCTACAAAATCCCCACTTCTCCATCCCCTGCACGCAACTTCATCTTCCGGTCCGCTTCCCAGCATGCATCATTCCACAGAGAGGCCCACTGTACTCCAGACCCCAACAGGGACAGATAATCATCGCAGCTCTATACACTCCTCTACACAATCTACTACAGTGATGGAGAGGACCTCTCTCAGCCTCCCACAGCCCACCCTGGCCTCAGAAGGCTTTATTTTTACGGGAAGATCTGTGGACACCCAGCAGACAACAACAGCAGAGACGTCCCGCTGGATTCAGCATCTGAAAGGGTATGTGATACTGAGAGATCTGGAACGCTACTTGAGAAGATTGGCGCGAGATTATGCTGTGCTCCAAGCCAAATACTGA